Proteins found in one Aethina tumida isolate Nest 87 chromosome 1, icAetTumi1.1, whole genome shotgun sequence genomic segment:
- the LOC109605209 gene encoding transcriptional regulator ATRX homolog isoform X12 — MSTQSEEKAICDALKILFDIKNTGNEMKEKAEKLMMNIKISEMKSLPKEMIYIILHSHCNLSKLYHRTLEIVKCLMSVCEITIKTEYYLPCDLPLSGKMDICKNSNNFTNVSNAEMSAVELNKPVNEKEIDNNKTLLKDNSSFTESEIEDNEIDSILSEKKSVDEKQITSESPTKTSNNDLVNSVEECQSEQNDSDHKINTDPPSDSSADITVEYDEVFDKETIILGPPEDNMSDLENLSEEPTALTVEDDGLKPERHADLKVADKTTIAQDVSSFTKDSLLEPRTDLEIADKTIDNLHVPVATNCDIPSFNETQTHPHSTDVDGNPECDNNTNSKEIADLNLNDDEDSDSSLAFDMSLYKTIGVPSNSDILAFNDAQVGSNSISVAGKVSEPYCEEHKQPPASSDVPESDNNPKIILTKENEPSCQEHNQPTVSSVTPESDKMEIEPICEEHNQPTVSSDTSASDNKEIGKVSELNCQEHNLPTASSDTPESENNNSITTTKEIENVSEPSNNRNVTSTEEIGENIQQPDTEYIQENESDPYTLLKVIKEELVECEETTIPPPISSVPQCYADNLLQDLRELSSEDSSPESVNSDEDLMTTGDESSKVVGGKTRKKSLKKKKVNSGKKSCTIVSSDDDINKLCELDSLNRKKKNKNYEIPSKNNESSSVSKKKRKMTVKDSSDTTDSDLEDSVAGSPEKDYSNDMDWENMDQNDPLTDKAYDALKYLQNSTDDEEMDLSQSPNEQKTKNNIKRKNKGGQKEKKKLTLEEKKKKEWMKDPLLRGKLTSSDSDVEFIQIKPKEKTNKKREPQEECAETPPTKRRRLKSESSSDDEFIEEVCMTTDSPKKGRRNIRALMNDKDLTESTQRANCEERERVERIKKIEKKTTELSQSNKSAVILDADDDGNWIQVDPILAKRLKPHQVKGVKFMWNSCYESISRLKINEGGGCILAHCMGLGKTRQVITLLHTLFSHKSVPIQHALVVCPMSTVSNWDNEMNLSLKDVDNIPFSSFSICKQKDKLRKKLIVETWWNRCGILVISYDTYESLTRDSALSKLDEGTRKILIEALTDPGPDLLICDEGHLLRTDQSLRSIALNKVKTKRRIVLTGTPMQNNLLEYYQMVNFVKPNLLGTLNEFKTNFVNPIRNGQYDDSTTEDCRLMKKRTHVLNQLLKETVQRMESNVLEKYLPNILDYAVFIKLGPLQAELYHSFINLRIKKPTLFGDYPLLSRLTTHPYVMKIDEQKKHSKMPRERDVIETDDYGNQTTLKELDIWYNSLPNVIETNYEIGGKLYIMKAIIEACEKLNDKLLIFSNHLTEMDCIEYFLKNRGTNGCASWIPGKDYCRMDGTVLPEERASLCNKFNDENNKRLRVFLLSHRVGGLGLNLTAANRVILLGVSFNPSYDIQCVYRAYRFGQKKRVFVYRLMGLGTMEEKVYQRSITKLAVSSRVLDKHQITRHYKSVELQEIYNVNLRQDESRPMPNVPEDKLLANLISKHECIFKFHEHRGLLINRPEEDLNESEKALAWEEFHRINEVPSGDSHVTMVREIQKGVLNESTKQPLQKQPVSSTKNLKAATQEPFKVACGRKNKPVATITTSEITKEKSENIIQGSQNDEIIILDDPPNSPPDIDNTTVVINDDDDCVIVSPPSAVANDTPSPSIEQRIVKAIKEYQGLTVTELPRRSLQ; from the exons ATGTCTACACAATCAGAAGAAAAGGCTATTTGTGACgcccttaaaattttatttgatataaaaaatacgggTAACGAAATGAAGGAGAAGGCGGAAAAGTTAatgatgaatataaaaatttctgaaatGAAAAGTTTACCAAAAGAGATGATATATATAATACTTCATAGTCACTGTAACCTTTCTAAATTGTATCACAGAACATTGGAAAtagttaaatgtttaatgtcAG TCTGtgaaataactattaaaactgaatACTACCTACCGTGTGATCTCCCACTATCTGGAAAAATGGATATATGTAAGAATagcaataattttacaaatgtatCTAACGCAGAAATGAGTGCAGTGGAACTGAACAAACCAGTAAATGAAAAGGAAATTGATAATAACAAAACTCTGTTAAAGGATAATTCTTCATTTACAG agagTGAAATAGAGGACAACGAAATCGATAGTATTCTTAGCGAAAAAAAATCTGTAgacgaaaaacaaataacatcAGAAAGTCCCACTAAAACATCAAATAATGACTTAGTGAATTCGGTTGAAGAATGTCAGTCTGAGCAGAATGATTCAgatcacaaaataaatactgaTCCACCCTCAG ATTCCAGTGCTGATATAACCGTGGAATATGATGAGGTTTTTGACAAAGAAACGATTATTCTAG gTCCTCCAGAAGATAACATGAGTGATTTGGAAAATCTGTCTGAAGAACCAACAG CACTGACAGTGGAAGATGATGGTTTGAAGCCGGAACGCCATGCTGATTTGAAAGTAGCAGATAAGACCACAATTGCTCAAGACGTTTCATCATTTACAAAAGATAGTTTATTGGAACCTAGAACGGATTTAGAAATTGCGGACAAGACTATAGATAACCTTCATGTGCCag TAGCAACGAACTGTGATATACCAAGCTTTAATGAAACCCAAACACATCCACATTCTACTGATGTTGATG gtAATCCCGAATGTGACAATaatacaaattcaaaagaaattgCGGACCTTAATTTGAATGACGACGAAGATAGTGATTCTTCTCTCGCCTTTGACATGTCACTTTACAAAACAATTGGAG TACCATCTAATTCTGATATCCTGGCCTTTAACGACGCTCAAGTAGGTTCAAATTCAATTAGTGTAGctg GAAAGGTGTCCGAGCCATATTGTGAAGAACATAAACAACCTCCTGCTTCAAGTGATGTTCCTGAATCTGACAATAACCCCAAGATCATATTAACCAAAGAAAACG AGCCAAGTTGTCAAGAACATAATCAACCTACTGTTTCAAGTGTTACTCCTGAATCTGACAAAATGGAAATCG AACCAATTTGTGAAGAACATAATCAGCCTACTGTTTCAAGTGATACTTCTGCATCTGACAATAAGGAAATCG GAAAGGTTTCTGAGCTAAATTGTCAAGAACATAATCTGCCTACTGCTTCAAGTGATACTCCAGAatcagaaaataataacagtATAACAACAACCAAGGAAAtcg AAAATGTTTCTGAGCCTAGTAACAATCGCAATGTAACATCAACTGAGGAAATcg GTGAGAACATTCAGCAACCAGATACCGAATATATTCAAGAAAATGAATCTG ATCCATATACTCTGCTTAAAGTCATTAAAGAAGAACTTGTGGAGTGCGAAGAAACAACTATACCGCCGCCAATCAGTTCTGTACCTCAATGTTACGCGGATAATCTTCTTCAAGATCTGCGTGAATTGTCTTCTGAAGATTCCAGTCCAGAGAG TGTCAACTCTGATGAAGATTTGATGACCACTGGTGATGAGTCGTCAAAAGTAGTTGGTGGTAAAAC TCGGAAGAAATcacttaagaaaaaaaaagttaattctgGAAAAAAATCATGCACAATTGTATCGTCTGATGACGACATAAATAA ATTATGTGAACTAGATTCTCTgaatagaaagaaaaaaaataaaaattatgaaataccaTCTAAGAATAATGAATCATCATCAGTATCGAAAAAGAAACGCAAAATGACAGTTAAAGATTCTTCAGACACCACCGATTCGGATCTTGAAGACTCTGTTGCTGGTTCACCCGAAAAAGATTACTCTAATGATATGGATTGGGAAAATATGGATCAAAATGATCCATTAACAGACAAAGCCTACGACGCTCttaaatatcttcaaaattcTACAGACGATGAGGAAATGGACCTTTCACAGTCGCCTAATGAAcaaaagacaaaaaataatattaaacgaaaaaaTAAAGGAGGACAAAAGGAGAAGAAG AAATTAACTTtggaagaaaagaaaaagaaagaatGGATGAAAGATCCTCTACTCAGAGGTAAATTAACATCAAGCGATTCAGATGTGGAATTTATACA gATTAAACCAAAAGAAAAGACCAACAAAAAAAGGGAGCCACAAGAAGAATGCGCAGAGACACCGCCCACCAAGAGACGAAGGCTCAAGTCAGAGAGTTCCTCCGATGACGAATTTATAGA ggAGGTGTGTATGACGACTGATTCGCCAAAGAAAGGCAGACGAAATATCAGAGCCCTGATGAACGACAAGGATTTAACAGAATCCACACAGAGGGCTAACTGTGAGGAACGGGAAAGAGTGGAACGTATAAAGAAAATAGAGAAaaag ACTACGGAGCTGTCACAATCCAACAAATCGGCTGTGATTTTAGATGCGGACGACGACGGTAACTGGATTCAGGTTGATCCAATTCTTGCAAAACGCCTAAAACCACATCAGGTGAAGGGTGTGAAGTTTATGTGGAACTCGTGTTATGAAAGTATAAGTCGCCTCAAAATCAACGAAGGTGGGGGCTGCATTTTAGCTCACTGTATGGGATTAGGAAAGACGCGACAGGTCATCACATTATTGCATACTCTCTTCAGCCACAAAAGTGTGCCGATACAACATGCTTTGGTTGTGTGTCCTATGTCCACTGTGAGCAACTGGGATAACGAAATGAATTTATCACTAAAAGACGTAGATAATATACCCTTCTCCTCTTTCTCGATATG taaacagAAAGATAAATTAAGGAAGAAACTAATAGTTGAAACATGGTGGAACCGGTGTGGTATTCTCGTTATATCCTACGATACGTATGAATCATTAACTAGGGATTCTGCATTGTCGAAATTGGACGAAGGCACTCGAAAGATTTTGATCGAGGCGCTTACTGACCCag GTCCAGATTTGCTCATATGTGATGAAGGGCACTTACTTAGAACTGACCAGTCGCTCAGGTCCATTGCTCTTAATAAGGTTAAAACCAAGAGAAGGATCGTATTGACGGGAACTCCTATGCAAAATAACCTCTTAGAat atTATCAAATGGTGAACTTTGTAAAACCAAACCTTTTGGGTACTTTAAAtgagtttaaaacaaattttgtaaaccCAATAAGGAATGGTCAGTATGATGATTCAACAACAGAAGACTGTCGGCTAATGAAAAAGCGCACACACGTTTTAAATCAGCTACTGAAAGAAACAGTCCAG AGAATGGAGTCTAATGtactagaaaaatatttacccaACATACTGGATTATGCCGTGTTTATAAAACTTGGACCTCTTCAAGCGGAATTATATCAttcgtttataaatttaaggattAAGAAACCCACACTTTTCGGAGATTACCCCCTTCTCAGTCGTTTGACTACGCATCCGTATGTTATGAAAATCGACGAACAAAAA AAACATTCGAAAATGCCCAGAGAACGAGATGTAATTGAAACAGATGATTATGGGAATCAGACTACCCTCAAGGAACTGGATATATGGTACAATTCTCTTCCTAATGTTATTGAGACAAATTACGAAATTGGgggaaaattatacattatgaaGGCCATCATTGAAGCCTgcgaaaaattaaatgacaaatt GTTAATATTTTCGAATCATCTTACGGAAATGGATTGCatagaatattttctaaaaaatcgtGGCACCAACGGATGCGCGTCTTGGATTCCAGGAAAAGATTATTGTCGCATGGATGGGACAGTTCTACCTGAAGAACGCGCGTCCTTATGTAACAAATTCAACGacgaaaacaataaaaggctaag aGTTTTCCTATTGTCGCACAGAGTCGGTGGCCTAGGATTAAACCTAACCGCTGCCAACAGGGTTATTTTGTTAGGCGTTAGCTTTAATCCCAGTTATGACATCCAATGCGTCTACAGAGCCTACAGATTTGGACAAAAGAAGCGAGTGTTTGTGTATAGGCTAATGGGTTTG GGTACCATGGAAGAAAAAGTCTACCAACGGTCTATAACAAAGTTGGCAGTGTCTAGTCGTGTTTTGGATAAACACCAAATTACGCGGCATTACAAGTCTGTAGAATTACAAGAAATATACAATGTCAACTTAAGACAGGACGAATCAAGGCCAATGCCAAACGTTCCAGAAGACAAGTTGCTTGCTAATTTAATCTCGAAACACGagtgcatttttaaatttcatgaacACCGAGGTTTGTTGATAAATAGACCGGAAGAAGATCTGAACGAATCTGAGAAGGCACTCGCCTGGGAGGAATTTCACAGGATAAATGAAG tgccATCAGGTGATTCTCATGTCACAATGGTCAGGGAGATTCA aaagggTGTGCTAAATGAATCTACTAAGCAGCCATTACAAAAGCAACCAGTTTCTTCAACCAAAAATCTGAAGGCTGCCACACAAGAGCCTTTCAAAGTTGCATGTGGTCGTAAGAATAAACCTGTGGCAACTATAACTACATCCGAAATCACAAaggaaaaatctgaaaatattattcaaggGTCTCAAAATGACGAGATTATAATATTGGATGATCCACCTAATTCCCCACCTGAca TAGATAACACCACAGTTGTGATTAATGATGATGACGATTGTGTAATTGTCAGTCCTCCAAGTGCCGTTGCTAACGATACTCCTTCACCATCCATTGAACAGAGAATAGTGAAAGCCATCAAAGAGTATCAAGGTCTAACTGTCACAGAACTACCACGAAGGAgtttgcaataa
- the LOC109605209 gene encoding transcriptional regulator ATRX homolog isoform X6 → MSTQSEEKAICDALKILFDIKNTGNEMKEKAEKLMMNIKISEMKSLPKEMIYIILHSHCNLSKLYHRTLEIVKCLMSVCEITIKTEYYLPCDLPLSGKMDICKNSNNFTNVSNAEMSAVELNKPVNEKEIDNNKTLLKDNSSFTESEIEDNEIDSILSEKKSVDEKQITSESPTKTSNNDLVNSVEECQSEQNDSDHKINTDPPSDSSADITVEYDEVFDKETIILGPPEDNMSDLENLSEEPTALTVEDDGLKPERHADLKVADKTTIAQDVSSFTKDSLLEPRTDLEIADKTIDNLHVPVATNCDIPSFNETQTHPHSTDVDGNPECDNNTNSKEIADLNLNDDEDSDSSLAFDMSLYKTIGVPSNSDILAFNDAQVGSNSISVAGKVSEPYCEEHKQPPASSDVPESDNNPKIILTKENEPSCQEHNQPTVSSVTPEFDKMEIEPICEEHNQPTVSSDTSASDNKEIEPSCQEHNQPTVSSVTPESDKMEIEPICEEHNQPTVSSDTSASDNKEIGKVSELNCQEHNLPTASSDTPESENNNSITTTKEIENVSEPSNNRNVTSTEEIGENIQQPDTEYIQENESDPYTLLKVIKEELVECEETTIPPPISSVPQCYADNLLQDLRELSSEDSSPESVNSDEDLMTTGDESSKVVGGKTRKKSLKKKKVNSGKKSCTIVSSDDDINKLCELDSLNRKKKNKNYEIPSKNNESSSVSKKKRKMTVKDSSDTTDSDLEDSVAGSPEKDYSNDMDWENMDQNDPLTDKAYDALKYLQNSTDDEEMDLSQSPNEQKTKNNIKRKNKGGQKEKKKLTLEEKKKKEWMKDPLLRGKLTSSDSDVEFIQIKPKEKTNKKREPQEECAETPPTKRRRLKSESSSDDEFIEEVCMTTDSPKKGRRNIRALMNDKDLTESTQRANCEERERVERIKKIEKKTTELSQSNKSAVILDADDDGNWIQVDPILAKRLKPHQVKGVKFMWNSCYESISRLKINEGGGCILAHCMGLGKTRQVITLLHTLFSHKSVPIQHALVVCPMSTVSNWDNEMNLSLKDVDNIPFSSFSICKQKDKLRKKLIVETWWNRCGILVISYDTYESLTRDSALSKLDEGTRKILIEALTDPGPDLLICDEGHLLRTDQSLRSIALNKVKTKRRIVLTGTPMQNNLLEYYQMVNFVKPNLLGTLNEFKTNFVNPIRNGQYDDSTTEDCRLMKKRTHVLNQLLKETVQRMESNVLEKYLPNILDYAVFIKLGPLQAELYHSFINLRIKKPTLFGDYPLLSRLTTHPYVMKIDEQKKHSKMPRERDVIETDDYGNQTTLKELDIWYNSLPNVIETNYEIGGKLYIMKAIIEACEKLNDKLLIFSNHLTEMDCIEYFLKNRGTNGCASWIPGKDYCRMDGTVLPEERASLCNKFNDENNKRLRVFLLSHRVGGLGLNLTAANRVILLGVSFNPSYDIQCVYRAYRFGQKKRVFVYRLMGLGTMEEKVYQRSITKLAVSSRVLDKHQITRHYKSVELQEIYNVNLRQDESRPMPNVPEDKLLANLISKHECIFKFHEHRGLLINRPEEDLNESEKALAWEEFHRINEVPSGDSHVTMVREIQKGVLNESTKQPLQKQPVSSTKNLKAATQEPFKVACGRKNKPVATITTSEITKEKSENIIQGSQNDEIIILDDPPNSPPDIDNTTVVINDDDDCVIVSPPSAVANDTPSPSIEQRIVKAIKEYQGLTVTELPRRSLQ, encoded by the exons ATGTCTACACAATCAGAAGAAAAGGCTATTTGTGACgcccttaaaattttatttgatataaaaaatacgggTAACGAAATGAAGGAGAAGGCGGAAAAGTTAatgatgaatataaaaatttctgaaatGAAAAGTTTACCAAAAGAGATGATATATATAATACTTCATAGTCACTGTAACCTTTCTAAATTGTATCACAGAACATTGGAAAtagttaaatgtttaatgtcAG TCTGtgaaataactattaaaactgaatACTACCTACCGTGTGATCTCCCACTATCTGGAAAAATGGATATATGTAAGAATagcaataattttacaaatgtatCTAACGCAGAAATGAGTGCAGTGGAACTGAACAAACCAGTAAATGAAAAGGAAATTGATAATAACAAAACTCTGTTAAAGGATAATTCTTCATTTACAG agagTGAAATAGAGGACAACGAAATCGATAGTATTCTTAGCGAAAAAAAATCTGTAgacgaaaaacaaataacatcAGAAAGTCCCACTAAAACATCAAATAATGACTTAGTGAATTCGGTTGAAGAATGTCAGTCTGAGCAGAATGATTCAgatcacaaaataaatactgaTCCACCCTCAG ATTCCAGTGCTGATATAACCGTGGAATATGATGAGGTTTTTGACAAAGAAACGATTATTCTAG gTCCTCCAGAAGATAACATGAGTGATTTGGAAAATCTGTCTGAAGAACCAACAG CACTGACAGTGGAAGATGATGGTTTGAAGCCGGAACGCCATGCTGATTTGAAAGTAGCAGATAAGACCACAATTGCTCAAGACGTTTCATCATTTACAAAAGATAGTTTATTGGAACCTAGAACGGATTTAGAAATTGCGGACAAGACTATAGATAACCTTCATGTGCCag TAGCAACGAACTGTGATATACCAAGCTTTAATGAAACCCAAACACATCCACATTCTACTGATGTTGATG gtAATCCCGAATGTGACAATaatacaaattcaaaagaaattgCGGACCTTAATTTGAATGACGACGAAGATAGTGATTCTTCTCTCGCCTTTGACATGTCACTTTACAAAACAATTGGAG TACCATCTAATTCTGATATCCTGGCCTTTAACGACGCTCAAGTAGGTTCAAATTCAATTAGTGTAGctg GAAAGGTGTCCGAGCCATATTGTGAAGAACATAAACAACCTCCTGCTTCAAGTGATGTTCCTGAATCTGACAATAACCCCAAGATCATATTAACCAAAGAAAACG AGCCAAGTTGTCAAGAACATAATCAACCTACTGTTTCAAGTGTTACTCCTGAATTTGACAAAATGGAAATCG AACCAATTTGTGAAGAACATAATCAGCCTACTGTTTCAAGTGATACTTCTGCATCTGACAATAAGGAAATCG AGCCAAGTTGTCAAGAACATAATCAACCTACTGTTTCAAGTGTTACTCCTGAATCTGACAAAATGGAAATCG AACCAATTTGTGAAGAACATAATCAGCCTACTGTTTCAAGTGATACTTCTGCATCTGACAATAAGGAAATCG GAAAGGTTTCTGAGCTAAATTGTCAAGAACATAATCTGCCTACTGCTTCAAGTGATACTCCAGAatcagaaaataataacagtATAACAACAACCAAGGAAAtcg AAAATGTTTCTGAGCCTAGTAACAATCGCAATGTAACATCAACTGAGGAAATcg GTGAGAACATTCAGCAACCAGATACCGAATATATTCAAGAAAATGAATCTG ATCCATATACTCTGCTTAAAGTCATTAAAGAAGAACTTGTGGAGTGCGAAGAAACAACTATACCGCCGCCAATCAGTTCTGTACCTCAATGTTACGCGGATAATCTTCTTCAAGATCTGCGTGAATTGTCTTCTGAAGATTCCAGTCCAGAGAG TGTCAACTCTGATGAAGATTTGATGACCACTGGTGATGAGTCGTCAAAAGTAGTTGGTGGTAAAAC TCGGAAGAAATcacttaagaaaaaaaaagttaattctgGAAAAAAATCATGCACAATTGTATCGTCTGATGACGACATAAATAA ATTATGTGAACTAGATTCTCTgaatagaaagaaaaaaaataaaaattatgaaataccaTCTAAGAATAATGAATCATCATCAGTATCGAAAAAGAAACGCAAAATGACAGTTAAAGATTCTTCAGACACCACCGATTCGGATCTTGAAGACTCTGTTGCTGGTTCACCCGAAAAAGATTACTCTAATGATATGGATTGGGAAAATATGGATCAAAATGATCCATTAACAGACAAAGCCTACGACGCTCttaaatatcttcaaaattcTACAGACGATGAGGAAATGGACCTTTCACAGTCGCCTAATGAAcaaaagacaaaaaataatattaaacgaaaaaaTAAAGGAGGACAAAAGGAGAAGAAG AAATTAACTTtggaagaaaagaaaaagaaagaatGGATGAAAGATCCTCTACTCAGAGGTAAATTAACATCAAGCGATTCAGATGTGGAATTTATACA gATTAAACCAAAAGAAAAGACCAACAAAAAAAGGGAGCCACAAGAAGAATGCGCAGAGACACCGCCCACCAAGAGACGAAGGCTCAAGTCAGAGAGTTCCTCCGATGACGAATTTATAGA ggAGGTGTGTATGACGACTGATTCGCCAAAGAAAGGCAGACGAAATATCAGAGCCCTGATGAACGACAAGGATTTAACAGAATCCACACAGAGGGCTAACTGTGAGGAACGGGAAAGAGTGGAACGTATAAAGAAAATAGAGAAaaag ACTACGGAGCTGTCACAATCCAACAAATCGGCTGTGATTTTAGATGCGGACGACGACGGTAACTGGATTCAGGTTGATCCAATTCTTGCAAAACGCCTAAAACCACATCAGGTGAAGGGTGTGAAGTTTATGTGGAACTCGTGTTATGAAAGTATAAGTCGCCTCAAAATCAACGAAGGTGGGGGCTGCATTTTAGCTCACTGTATGGGATTAGGAAAGACGCGACAGGTCATCACATTATTGCATACTCTCTTCAGCCACAAAAGTGTGCCGATACAACATGCTTTGGTTGTGTGTCCTATGTCCACTGTGAGCAACTGGGATAACGAAATGAATTTATCACTAAAAGACGTAGATAATATACCCTTCTCCTCTTTCTCGATATG taaacagAAAGATAAATTAAGGAAGAAACTAATAGTTGAAACATGGTGGAACCGGTGTGGTATTCTCGTTATATCCTACGATACGTATGAATCATTAACTAGGGATTCTGCATTGTCGAAATTGGACGAAGGCACTCGAAAGATTTTGATCGAGGCGCTTACTGACCCag GTCCAGATTTGCTCATATGTGATGAAGGGCACTTACTTAGAACTGACCAGTCGCTCAGGTCCATTGCTCTTAATAAGGTTAAAACCAAGAGAAGGATCGTATTGACGGGAACTCCTATGCAAAATAACCTCTTAGAat atTATCAAATGGTGAACTTTGTAAAACCAAACCTTTTGGGTACTTTAAAtgagtttaaaacaaattttgtaaaccCAATAAGGAATGGTCAGTATGATGATTCAACAACAGAAGACTGTCGGCTAATGAAAAAGCGCACACACGTTTTAAATCAGCTACTGAAAGAAACAGTCCAG AGAATGGAGTCTAATGtactagaaaaatatttacccaACATACTGGATTATGCCGTGTTTATAAAACTTGGACCTCTTCAAGCGGAATTATATCAttcgtttataaatttaaggattAAGAAACCCACACTTTTCGGAGATTACCCCCTTCTCAGTCGTTTGACTACGCATCCGTATGTTATGAAAATCGACGAACAAAAA AAACATTCGAAAATGCCCAGAGAACGAGATGTAATTGAAACAGATGATTATGGGAATCAGACTACCCTCAAGGAACTGGATATATGGTACAATTCTCTTCCTAATGTTATTGAGACAAATTACGAAATTGGgggaaaattatacattatgaaGGCCATCATTGAAGCCTgcgaaaaattaaatgacaaatt GTTAATATTTTCGAATCATCTTACGGAAATGGATTGCatagaatattttctaaaaaatcgtGGCACCAACGGATGCGCGTCTTGGATTCCAGGAAAAGATTATTGTCGCATGGATGGGACAGTTCTACCTGAAGAACGCGCGTCCTTATGTAACAAATTCAACGacgaaaacaataaaaggctaag aGTTTTCCTATTGTCGCACAGAGTCGGTGGCCTAGGATTAAACCTAACCGCTGCCAACAGGGTTATTTTGTTAGGCGTTAGCTTTAATCCCAGTTATGACATCCAATGCGTCTACAGAGCCTACAGATTTGGACAAAAGAAGCGAGTGTTTGTGTATAGGCTAATGGGTTTG GGTACCATGGAAGAAAAAGTCTACCAACGGTCTATAACAAAGTTGGCAGTGTCTAGTCGTGTTTTGGATAAACACCAAATTACGCGGCATTACAAGTCTGTAGAATTACAAGAAATATACAATGTCAACTTAAGACAGGACGAATCAAGGCCAATGCCAAACGTTCCAGAAGACAAGTTGCTTGCTAATTTAATCTCGAAACACGagtgcatttttaaatttcatgaacACCGAGGTTTGTTGATAAATAGACCGGAAGAAGATCTGAACGAATCTGAGAAGGCACTCGCCTGGGAGGAATTTCACAGGATAAATGAAG tgccATCAGGTGATTCTCATGTCACAATGGTCAGGGAGATTCA aaagggTGTGCTAAATGAATCTACTAAGCAGCCATTACAAAAGCAACCAGTTTCTTCAACCAAAAATCTGAAGGCTGCCACACAAGAGCCTTTCAAAGTTGCATGTGGTCGTAAGAATAAACCTGTGGCAACTATAACTACATCCGAAATCACAAaggaaaaatctgaaaatattattcaaggGTCTCAAAATGACGAGATTATAATATTGGATGATCCACCTAATTCCCCACCTGAca TAGATAACACCACAGTTGTGATTAATGATGATGACGATTGTGTAATTGTCAGTCCTCCAAGTGCCGTTGCTAACGATACTCCTTCACCATCCATTGAACAGAGAATAGTGAAAGCCATCAAAGAGTATCAAGGTCTAACTGTCACAGAACTACCACGAAGGAgtttgcaataa